In one Pelecanus crispus isolate bPelCri1 chromosome 12, bPelCri1.pri, whole genome shotgun sequence genomic region, the following are encoded:
- the HEATR6 gene encoding HEAT repeat-containing protein 6: protein MAAVAGLEEPEPGGSFRRYLARLGALRPQPGAERPDGGRRTELHLLFDQLISESCGPAPAAGPSPQDVCALLVQACQLVHLDQEHLVSKLGQLIHHLLNRFQVMVDEQNLNFLLSYCISALKQCSSWTHVEILQALAALVYSNGPKCQKYLPDLLGKTGLLVQFSDSAQPDVELRRAAVRSMANLCLSVPGQPYLDESYRSVCFQTFLSVLQSSKTSDVDDITFCMLLQSALKGIQSLLNGGKMKLMQTDQIGSLLAVLKKCMFHGLPGLSIEMPAALYPAPLPQYDKRLPVKQEQAEPAAFKQTGNRRKKSKGKQKKGEFGEEGREDLGDAGNESVLGADMLKLHLGDAHNSPCSDPRARASDVAYVPAGKGHLSSRYTGSKRISSSESECSDAEGGIQSKMRSYQANVRQGALACFLSAIKSMEKRVLYGYWSAFVPDAPGIGSPQSVSLMTIALKDPSPKTRACALQVLSAILEGSKQFLSVAEDANDHKRAFTPFSVTIASSIRELHRCLLLALVAESSSQTLTQIVKCLANLVSNAPYSRLKPGLLTRVWNQIKPYVCHKDVNVRVSSLTLLGAIVSVQAPLPEVQLLLQQPSSSGLSNSGSATPHRLNSSEQWRKALPSEGEPPDNPVGRTSSEPCWLLRLCVSIVILPREDSCSDSDANFPSFSSVYEPCPLRLESLQVLALLVKSYFSMAQSYFLELGEVACRCMEEMDPSIQLHGAKLLEELGTGVLQQYKPDSAVAPDQRVPVSVVVTFWTTMLNGPLPGILQNSPHVTLQTSACDALSSILPEAFSSLQNDQQILCVTLLLGLNHSENPLVKAAAARALGVYILFSCLRQDVMFVADTANAILNSLHDKSPNVRAKAAWSLGNLTDALIINMETMGQSFQEEFSDLLLLKMLRSATEASKDRDKVKSNAVRALGNVLHFLQPHHIANPRFREAIEESLQALISTVESEATMKVRWNACYALGNVFKNPALPLGEAPWTTQAYSALSSVVKSCKNFKVRIKSAMALSIPSKRECYGSTEQFCQIWSALVVALQKSEDTEDFLEFKYSASLRTQICQALLHLLSLARSTDLPVIWETITENGDAIKSYVLQYLKSEVEENEAGVHTDLGERERVLKGAIERLGGIERQLEGKARVRVSVYLQDVLTKHASAAGLTEA, encoded by the exons ATGGCGGCCGTGGCCGGGCTGGaggagccggagccgggcggctcCTTCCGCCGTTACCTAGCGCGGCTGGGCGCCCTGCGGCCTCAGCCCGGCGCGGAGCGGCCCGACGGCGGCCGCCGCACCGAGCTCCACCTGCTCTTCGACCAGCTCATCTCGGAGAGCTGCGGGCcggcgccggcggccgggcccaGCCCGCAG GATGTTTGTGCTCTGCTTGTCCAAGCCTGTCAGCTGGTTCACCTTGATCAGGAACATCTTGTCAGCAAACTTGGTCAGCTTATCCATCACTTGCTTAACAGATTTCAG GTGATGGTTGATGAACAGAACttgaattttcttctctcctacTGCATCTCTGCTCTTAAGCAGTGCAGCTCTTGGACACATGTTGAAATTCTGCAAGCCTTAGCAGCTCTTGTTTACAGTAATGGACCTAAATGTCAGAAG TATCTCCCGGATTTGCTGGGCAAGACTGGGCTCTTGGTGCAGTTCAGTGATTCTGCTCAGCCAGATGTGGAACTCAGGAGGGCAGCAGTACGCAGCATGGCAAACCTGTGTCTCAG TGTGCCCGGGCAGCCATACTTGGATGAGTCCTACAGAAGTGTctgttttcaaacttttctaAGTGTTCTGCAGTCTTCAAAAACCTCTGATGTAGATGACATCACTTTTTGCATG TTATTACAAAGTGCACTGAAAGGTATCCAGTCGCTTCTAAATGGAGGGAAGATGAAACtaatgcaaactgaccaaattGGATCTCTTCTTGCAGTATTGAAG AAATGTATGTTTCATGGACTGCCAGGCCTGAGCATAGAAATGCCCGCAGCCTTGTACCCGGCTCCATTACCTCAGTATGATAAAAGGTTGCCCGTCAAACAGGAACAAGCAGAACCAGCTGCCTTTAAGCAGACAGGG AACCGAAGAAAAAAGTccaaagggaaacaaaagaagGGAGAGtttggggaagaaggaagagaagatttGGGTGATGCAGGAAATGAATCAGTCCTTGGAGCCGACATGCTGAAATTACACTTGGGGGATGCGCACAACAGTCCTTGTTCGGATCCTCGGGCTCGTGCGTCAGATGTTGCATACGTGCCTGCTGGAAAGGGTCACTTGTCTTCACGTTATACTGGTTCGAAAAGAATCAGCAGCAGCGAGTCAGAATGTTCTGATGCTGAAGGTGGAATACAGAGCAAGATGAG atctTATCAAGCCAATGTTCGTCAAGGGGCTCTAGCCTGCTTCCTCTCTGCTataaaatcaatggaaaaaagAGTTCTTTATGGCTACTGGTCAGCGTTTGTTCCTGATGCGCCGGGTATTGGCAGCCCCCAGTCAGTGTCCTTGATGACAATTGCTTTAAAGGACCCTTCTCCAAAG ACCCGTGCCTGTGCTCTTCAAGTTCTCTCAGCCATCCTGGAAGGTTCTAAGcagtttctttctgttgctgaagACGCTAATGATCACAAGAGAGCTTTTACTCCCTTCTCTGTAACTATCGCTTCTAGCATCCGGGAGCTGCACCGCTGCCTGCTGCTAGCCCTGGTGGCAGAATCCTCTTCTCAAACGCTGACGCAAATAGTCAAG TGCCTTGCAAATTTGGTTTCAAATGCACCATACAGCCGTTTAAAACCTGGGTTGCTGACAAGAGTTTGGAACCAGATAAAGCCGTACGTTTGTCATAAAG ATGTTAATGTTCGAGTTTCTAGTCTCACGTTATTAGGGGCTATAGTATCCGTCCAAGCACCTTTACCAGAAGTGCAGTTACTTCTGCAACAGCCTAGTTCTTCAGGGCTAAGTAACAGTGGTAGCGCAACCCCTCACCGTCTTAATTCTTCTGAGCAGTGGAGAAAAGCACTCCCCTCAGAAGGGGAGCCTCCAGATAACCCAGTGGGACGTACGTCTTCAGAACCATGCTGGCTTCTCCGGCTCTGCGTTTCCATCGTCATTCTGCCCAGAGAGGATTCCTGTTCCGACAGCGATGCTAACTTTCCATCGTTTTCCAGTGTTTATGAACCGTGTCCCCTTCGACTGGAATCCTTGCAG GTGTTGGCTCTTCTTGTGAAAAGTTATTTCTCTATGGCTCAGAGCTATTTCCTAGAACTTGGAGAAGTGGCTTGCAGATGCATGGAAGAAATGGACCCATCCATTCAGCTTCATGGAGCCAAA CTTCTGGAGGAGCTGGGCACAGGTGTGCTACAGCAGTACAAACCTGATTCAGCCGTTGCCCCTGATCAGAGAGTACCTGTCAGCGTG GTTGTAACTTTCTGGACTACGATGTTAAATGGCCCTTTACCTGGCATTCTTCAGAACTCTCCACATGTGACTCTTCAGACAAGCGCCTGTGATGCCCTGTCCTCTATCTTGCCAGAAGCATTCAGCAGTCTGCAG AATGACCAGCAGATACTGTGTGTCACTCTGCTTCTTGGCCTGAACCACAGCGAGAACCCCCTGgtaaaagctgctgctgcacgtGCGCTTGGAGTCTACATCCTCTTCTCTTGCCTTCGGCAG GATGTGATGTTTGTGGCAGACACAGCAAATGCTATTCTGAATTCCCTCCATGACAAGTCTCCAAACGTCCGTGCCAAAGCAGCTTGGTCCTTGGGCAATCTTACGGACGCTCTGATCATCAACAT GGAAACGATGGGACAAAGTTTTCAAGAGGAATTTTCTGATCTCCTACTGCTGAAAATGTTACGGTCTGCGACCGAAGCATCCAAGGACAGAGACAAG GTAAAGAGCAATGCAGTCCGGGCCCTTGGCAATGTGCTTCATTTCCTTCAACCGCATCACATAGCAAACCCCAGGTTTAGGGAAGCCATCGAGGAATCTCTTCAGGCCCTTATTTCTACTGTCGAGAGCGAGGCCACTATGAAAGTGCGCTGGAATGCTTGTTACGCGCTGGGGAATGTATTTAAGAACCCTGCCTTGCCACTCG gagaGGCTCCTTGGACCACGCAAGCATACAGTGCACTTTCCTCAGTAGTGAAGTCCTGCAAGAATTTTAAAGTCCGAATCAAATCAGCCATGGCCCTCTCCATCCCTAGCAAGAGGGAATGCTACGGCTCCACTGAGCAGTTCTGCCAAATCTGGAGCGCCTTGGTGGTAGCCTTGCAGAAGAGCGAAGACACTGAGGACTTTCTGGAATTCAAGTACAGTGCCAGCCTCAGGACGCAGATCTGCCAAGCTCTGCTTCATTTGTTAAGTCTGGCAAGGAGCACGGACCTGCCAGTCATTTGGGAAACCATAACAGAAAACGGGGATGCAATTAAATCCTATGTCTTGCAATATCTGAAATCTGAAGTTGAAGAAAACGAAGCAGGAGTGCACACAGACTTGGGCGAGCGGGAGAGAGTATTAAAAGGAGCTATTGAACGTCTCGGTGGGATAGAGAGACAGCTGGAGGGCAAAGCTAGGGTAAGAGTGTCTGTTTATCTGCAAGACGTCTTGACAAAGCATGCCAGTGCCGCTGGATTAACAGAGGCttag